Proteins found in one Paenibacillus sp. FSL R10-2782 genomic segment:
- a CDS encoding undecaprenyl-diphosphatase has product MLSNLDYQIFHFINEQANSFSVLNGLMRFFAEDAQYVFALGLLLYWFSRNKPNRNMTISAVVSVCLGMGLSFIIGHLVYRDRPFVTHAVIQLIKHPANASFPSDHAIGAFALAATFWLYGKRFRLLWLAAALLIGFSRIWTGVHYPSDIAAGALIGTLCAVSTRYLLLRFKRPRKLVNSCLNLYEKMEHKIWNRSNKPQADDA; this is encoded by the coding sequence ATGTTATCTAACCTGGACTATCAGATTTTCCATTTCATTAATGAACAAGCGAATAGCTTTTCTGTTTTGAATGGGCTGATGCGTTTTTTCGCCGAAGATGCCCAATATGTATTCGCCTTGGGCTTGCTCCTGTACTGGTTTTCAAGAAATAAACCCAACCGTAACATGACCATATCGGCGGTGGTATCCGTATGTCTGGGCATGGGGCTCAGCTTTATCATCGGGCATCTTGTGTACCGGGATCGTCCCTTCGTCACCCACGCTGTCATTCAGCTAATCAAGCATCCGGCCAACGCCTCTTTCCCGAGCGACCACGCCATTGGAGCTTTTGCGCTGGCGGCCACGTTTTGGCTGTACGGTAAGAGGTTTAGATTGTTGTGGCTCGCCGCAGCTTTACTTATTGGTTTTTCCCGTATCTGGACTGGCGTTCATTACCCGTCAGATATTGCCGCTGGTGCGCTGATTGGCACCTTGTGCGCGGTTAGTACCCGATATCTGCTCCTGCGTTTCAAACGTCCTCGGAAACTGGTAAACTCTTGCTTGAACCTGTACGAAAAAATGGAACATAAAATCTGGAACAGATCAAACAAACCACAAGCTGACGATGCTTGA
- a CDS encoding YebC/PmpR family DNA-binding transcriptional regulator, translating into MGRKWNNIKEKKASKDANTSRIYAKFGVEIYVAAKQGEPDPESNRVLRVVLERAKTYNVPKAIIDRAIEKAKGAGDENYVELRYEGFGPNGSMVIVDALTNNVNRTASDVRSAFTKNGGSLGVSGSVAYMFDSTAVIGLVGKTADEVLELLMEADVEVRDIIEEDEAVIVYAEPDQFHAVQEACKQAGVTEFTVAELTMLAQNDITLPEDAQLQFDKLIDALEDLEDVQQVYHNVDSDE; encoded by the coding sequence ATGGGACGTAAGTGGAACAATATTAAAGAAAAAAAGGCATCCAAGGATGCTAATACGAGTCGTATATATGCTAAATTTGGCGTAGAAATTTATGTAGCAGCCAAACAGGGTGAGCCTGATCCTGAATCCAATCGGGTTCTCAGAGTCGTGCTAGAACGTGCAAAAACGTACAATGTACCGAAAGCCATCATTGACCGGGCGATTGAAAAAGCAAAAGGTGCCGGGGATGAAAACTATGTTGAGCTTCGCTATGAAGGCTTCGGACCGAACGGTTCCATGGTCATTGTAGATGCACTCACCAATAACGTAAACCGTACGGCATCTGATGTGCGTTCTGCTTTTACTAAAAATGGCGGCAGTCTGGGTGTAAGCGGATCTGTAGCCTATATGTTTGATTCAACGGCGGTTATTGGTCTGGTAGGTAAAACCGCAGATGAAGTGTTGGAACTCTTGATGGAGGCAGATGTAGAGGTACGTGACATCATCGAAGAGGATGAGGCTGTTATCGTATATGCGGAGCCTGACCAATTCCATGCTGTACAGGAAGCCTGCAAGCAGGCGGGAGTTACAGAATTTACAGTGGCCGAACTTACCATGCTTGCCCAAAATGATATTACACTTCCAGAAGATGCACAGCTTCAATTTGACAAATTGATTGATGCATTAGAAGATTTGGAGGATGTTCAACAGGTTTACCATAATGTAGATTCTGATGAATAG
- a CDS encoding TetR/AcrR family transcriptional regulator, with amino-acid sequence MGRAKEFDTESVLRKAMAVFGEHGYEGTSLTILLDQLGIARQSLYDTYGTKYDLFFSAIQLYISDKTEAVVHLLSQPGSIKEAIAMIFNESVRVLTDPNLSKECFIMNSAIEQVPHHHEIKVFISESTERLELAFYNALVRAHKEGEIHSTESELRSIARFLNHARLSLTFTAKTGASPEVLKDIVRTTLSILD; translated from the coding sequence TTGGGAAGAGCTAAAGAATTTGATACGGAGAGTGTACTGCGAAAAGCCATGGCTGTATTTGGAGAGCATGGTTATGAGGGAACTTCTCTGACGATTTTACTGGATCAGTTGGGTATAGCACGGCAGAGTCTTTACGATACCTATGGAACGAAATATGATTTATTTTTCTCGGCTATTCAGCTCTATATAAGTGACAAAACCGAAGCCGTAGTTCATCTTCTAAGTCAACCAGGGAGCATTAAGGAAGCCATAGCGATGATTTTTAATGAATCTGTCAGGGTTTTGACGGACCCCAATCTATCCAAGGAATGCTTTATTATGAACAGTGCTATTGAACAGGTTCCGCATCATCATGAAATCAAAGTTTTTATATCTGAGAGTACAGAAAGGCTTGAGCTTGCTTTCTACAACGCCCTGGTCCGTGCTCATAAAGAGGGAGAGATTCATTCCACGGAGTCTGAGCTACGGTCGATCGCCAGATTTCTAAATCATGCCCGACTATCGTTGACATTTACCGCCAAGACAGGCGCAAGCCCTGAGGTGCTTAAAGATATCGTGCGTACGACGCTGTCGATTTTGGATTGA
- a CDS encoding NmrA family NAD(P)-binding protein, producing MTNKNITLITGASGKTGSRIAARLKQFQHPVRLAGRSNSTDLPGSDHIHFDWYDESTHIKALTNVDKIYLVVPVLDVNPAKVMIPFIEKAIHEGVKRFVLLGSASIPADGPVFGPVHQALSNLAPEWTVLQPSYFMQNFTEGQHVSTIKNTGTIYSATGDGRVGFVSADDIAEVGVRALIDDKPHNTAHVITGPHSLTYGEVAQLIGHVIGKTIQHISLSDEELKVGMIQAGMPANYAAMLAGLDQRIRENGSEDQVTDIVERVTRRSPISFEQFVQTHVGTWK from the coding sequence ATGACAAACAAAAATATAACATTGATTACAGGGGCAAGCGGCAAAACCGGTAGTCGCATTGCTGCCAGACTTAAGCAGTTTCAGCATCCAGTCCGGTTAGCAGGACGTAGCAACTCGACAGATTTGCCCGGCTCAGATCATATACATTTCGATTGGTACGATGAATCAACACATATAAAAGCGCTGACGAATGTAGATAAAATTTATTTGGTTGTGCCTGTATTGGACGTAAACCCCGCCAAAGTCATGATTCCTTTTATTGAAAAAGCCATTCATGAAGGCGTGAAAAGGTTCGTGCTTCTGGGCAGCGCATCTATCCCTGCGGATGGCCCGGTATTCGGACCGGTGCATCAAGCCCTCAGCAATTTAGCTCCTGAGTGGACAGTATTACAGCCATCCTATTTTATGCAGAACTTTACCGAAGGTCAGCATGTAAGCACCATCAAAAACACCGGCACGATTTATAGTGCGACAGGGGATGGGAGAGTGGGTTTCGTCAGCGCAGATGACATTGCAGAAGTGGGGGTAAGAGCCCTGATTGACGATAAGCCTCATAACACAGCTCATGTAATCACTGGACCTCATTCGTTGACATATGGTGAAGTTGCTCAGTTGATCGGCCATGTTATAGGAAAAACGATTCAGCACATCTCGCTGTCTGACGAAGAACTGAAAGTCGGCATGATTCAGGCAGGTATGCCTGCGAACTACGCTGCCATGCTGGCGGGATTGGATCAAAGGATACGTGAAAACGGAAGTGAAGACCAAGTTACCGATATCGTGGAGCGTGTCACCAGGCGCAGCCCGATCTCATTTGAGCAGTTTGTGCAAACCCATGTAGGCACCTGGAAGTAA